The sequence below is a genomic window from Bacteroidales bacterium.
CATTGCTGAAGAAGTGCGTTCATGGAGTTACATGAAATTCCCGTTTTTACGAGAACTCGGAAAAGAAAAGGGCTGGTACACTGTTGGACCGCTTGCACGCCTAAACGTTTGCGACTTCATCCCTACCCCGCTTGCACAAAAAGAATTTGAAGAATTTAAAAAATATACAAACGGCAAACCAAATACAATGAGCATGCACATGCACTGGGCAAGATTAATTGAATTGCTGCATTCTGCCGAAGTTATTAATGATTTACTGAACGATGCGGATTTACAAAAAGCAGATTTGGTGAAAAAAGGAAAGAAACAAAACGAAGGAGTTGGTGTAATTGAAGCACCACGCGGAACATTATTCCACCATTATAAAATAAATAAAGACGACCAGATTGAAATGGCAAACCTCATTGTTTCCACAACAAACAATAACGAACCGATGAACAGAGCCGTAAACTGCGTTGCTACAAATTTATTCACAGGTAAAAATGAAATTACTGAAGGAATGAAAAACGCAGTTGAAGTTGCAATACGCGCTTACGACCCATGTCTGAGCTGCGCTACACACGCTATTGGAAAAATGCCGCTTGAGATAAAATTGCTCGACAGCAACAATAAACTTGTGAGTGAGTATATCTCAAAATAGAAAGAATAGCTTTCGGTTTTCTATTTTTTAGTTATGTGGAACCATGCGTAAAACTTAGCGACACTATGCGAGAAAAATTTGCTTTAAAATTTATAATTATGATTTCAATATTAGGAATATTCGGATGCAAGTCGCATATTCCGCTTCAGACAGTTGATAAAATTGATTTGCAAAAATATACAGGCAAATGGTACGAAATTGCCGCTTTTCCGCAAAGGTTTGAAAAGGGCTGCAATTGCACTACTGCCGAATATGAATTATCCTCTAAGGGATTCATTAAAGTTATTAATAGCTGTCGCAAAAATAGTACCGATGGCTTGCTAACCCGAATTGAAGGAAAAGCATTTATTGATAAAAATAATAATGCAAAACTCAAAGTTCAGTTTTTCTGGCCATTCAAAGGCAAATACTGGATTATAGATTTAGCCGATGATTACAGTTATGCCGTTGTAGGGCACCCAAACAGAAAATACTTATGGATTCTGTGCCGCAATCCGTTCATCGAAAAATCAATTTATGATGGAATAATAAAAAGAATTAAGGAAAAAGGATTTGATGTTTCAAAATTAGTTACAACAAATCAAGGATGTAAATAATTAGGGTTTGCTGAAAAAGTAAGCTCTATTCCCAAACAACTTTCAAACACATAATAAAAGCGGAGCGTAGGCCAGGCAAAACGGCGAGCGTGTGTTGGCTGTGAATACAATATTTTGTGAAATTCTTACAAAGAAGTTTACTCGCTTTGTTAGAATTTAGAAATATTGCAGAGCGGGTGGAAGCATCGTTTTGCCTTGACTTTTTGGTTACTTTTGGGTCAAGCCAAAAGTAACATAAAGAAAAAGCAATTTATAATAATTATAATTAAAGTGCAAGGTTTTTAAAATAACAATTGAAAAATCCTTGCACTTTATTGTTAAATTTAAAATAAGATTTATTGATATTATTGGAGTTTGGAATTATTCAGCAAGCCCTAAATATTTAGGACAATTCCACAAAGAAAAAAATATAAAGCAGTAAATTAAATAAGATTAGAAATTTTTAAGTATATTTTTTCGAACTTAGCAAACCCCTTTGGATTTTGAAGTTCAACGAAGAAAGACAGCTCTTCCGAGTAGTTCTTTACTTATATATTGCTATTAATTTACCTTCATCATCGAACCAATTTCGTAATCCATAGCTTCTGCCTGTTTGTCCTTCTTTTTTTAAAGCTTTTAATTTTTTTGATTTACTTACCAATGTACTTAGCATTGGTGATAAACTATTTCTTGCTGATGAAATTCCTTCTTTGGGAATATTTAAAGAAACAGTTGCATGTCGCAAAAAATCTTTAACAGACAAAACTCTTTTTGTTTTATTCAATGTTTCTACAATAAATTTAGGCCAATTATAAGTGGTATTACTTGGATATTTTCTGTTACGCTCAATAGTGGTTTTAGGTTCAATCTTTTTTGTTTTTACTATTTTTTCGGTATTCGTATTTGTTTTGGTTGGTGCTTTGTCTTTTATATTAACAAGAGAAAATAATTTTCTTTTTTGTCCTTTTGGTTTTATACTTTGTATTAAATTTCTTTTAACACGCAACCTCTGTAATGCTTGTGAAAGCGAATTTGTAGCAGTAGCTGGATTAGAAAAAGAAATATTAAAGTGCTTTTGGTATAATTTTAATATTTGTTCTTTTGTTAACGGTTTATTTTGTTCTTGCATAACTTGTAAAACATAATTACCCCAGTTAGGATTCTTTGATTTTTGTCCTTTTTTGATAGAAGCCGTATTATTTTGTTGTGGGATAGGTTTTACAGTAATTGATTTAATTAAAGTAGGAGTATTTGAAGATGAAGCCGAAGGTGTTTTAATAGAGAAATGTTTGTCATCTAACTTTTTTAAAAGTCCTCTGATTTCTTCTGCACGTTTTTGAATTTTTTCTAACTCAATAGCATAAAAGTTTTTCAACTCATTAGCTTGTAGTGGTGTTAATTCAATGTTTACCATAGCTATACGATATTATCGTTTGTAACAAATGTAAATAAAATATTTATAACCGCAAAATAAAACATGCATCATATTGATTTAGCTGTTGTTTTTAGTAGTAATCTAATTATATGTTTTTCGCGAAGCACTTGTCAATATTAAAAAAACAATAAAACTAAGAGAAGTTTATTTCCATATCATAGTGAGTTTTTCTGAATTATAAAAATGCTAATAACATCTAAAGCCAGTTATTTAAAGCAATACAGCAATTTTAAAGTTTAAATCCCTTTATTATCAATCGCCATGTTAATTGTTAATAACTTTTAATCTTAATAATCAGTTGATTAGTATGCAATATGATAAAATATAGTACTTTGTATTGCATAGTACTGTTTTATGTTGTATCTTCGTTTCGTGAATCTTATTTTTTTGTTTTAAATAATAAGTTAAACTCATAAAAATTATGGACATAGAAAATTCAAAAGCACAGATGAGAAAGGGGATATTAGAATTTTGTATTCTGTCGACACTGTCGGGCGGCGATGCGTATGCTTCTGATATTATCGAAAGCATGAAGTCATCGAAGCTGATAGTTGTTGAGGGTACACTTTATCCTTTGCTTACACGTTTAAAAAACGATGGCTTTCTCAATTACAGGTGGGAAGAATCAAAATCGGGTCCACCTCGCAAATACTATATGATTACCCCTATCGGAGAAACCTTTTTAAAAGAGCTTGAGACCACTTGGAACGAGCTTGTTAGTGCAGTAAATAAAATTACTGAAAAAAAATAACAATTATAAACTTTTAAAACTAAGAACTATGAATAAGACAATATCAATAAATTTAAGCGGCATCATTTTTAACATTGATGAAAACGCTTATGAAATATTAAGTGATTATCTATCCACATTAAAGCGTCATTTCTCACAAACAGAGGGGAGAGACGAAATAATAAGCGACATTGAATCGCGTATTGCTGAAATATTTCAAACTAAAATCAGCGACAAAAAACAAGTCATACTTATTGATGAAGTAAATGAAGTTATTAACATTCTTGGTCGTCCCGAGAATTTTGAAAAAACAGAAAATGAAAATTCTAAAGAATCTTTTTCTGATGCAGGCGATTGTTGCAGAAATAAGAGATTGTTAAGAGACCCCGATAACAGAGTGCTTGGTGGGGTTTGTTCAGGTTTGGGACATTATTTTGACGTTGACCCGGTGTGGTTCCGACTCGCTTTTGTGTTGGCACTTTTCTTTTTCGGTTCGGGTACACTTTTATATATTATCTTATGGATTGTAATCCCACGTGCAAACACTACTGCTGAAAAGCTCGAAATGAAAGGCGAAAGAGTGAATATTTCAAATATAGAAAAAAATATAAAGGAAGAAATCGATGGATTGAAAAAACGTTTTCACGAGTTCAGAAGAGGAGCAAAGTCAAATGTAAAAGAAGAATTCGATGATTTGAAAAACAAAATGCATGATGTGAAATGCAACGCAACCGATTACTATCACAACAGACCTTATAAGAATTCGGCTCACAGGGTTGTTGATTTATTTGTGGAAATTATTGGTTATTTTGTGAAAGCACTGGTAATATTTGTGGGAATAATTCTTGCTGTTGTTGGTCTTGCTGTAATAATTCCATTGGTTTTGTCGTTGCTTGGTTTCTATCACGGAGTATATATATTTCATCCGGGAATTCATGCACTTTCATTAAATGATATGGCTCATTTGATTTTCGAAAACAATCAGCAAACAACTCTTGCGATTTTTGGAATAATATTTTTAGTCGGTATTCCGCTAATAATGCTTGTTTTTCATGGCATAAAATTAATTTTTGGATTAAGAAAAAGAACAAGAATAATTTCAGTAACCGCTTTAAGCTTATGGTTGGTTGGCTTGTTGATTTGTGCATACTTACTTATTTCAACGGTAAATGTTTTTAGTGAAAAAACTTCTTTTAAACAAAATGTTGTTTTAACCCAACCTAAAAATAATACATTGTATATTGATATCAAAGGAATTTCGGACATTGACGATAACGAAGTTAAGCCGAATGAGAGAATGGAAATTGATAATTTTTTTATGGCAATAAAAGATAATTCTATTTGCAGTTTTGGAATTCCGCAATTGAAAATCGAAAAAAACGATTCTAATATTTTTGAAATGTATGTCATTAAATCGGCAAGAGGAGAAACGGTGAAAGATGCGAAAGTAAGAACTGAAAAGATTAATTTTAACCTCACACAAAAAGATTCATTACTGCTCATTGATAATTGCTTTTTGTTACCGGCAAATGAAAAGTGGCGAAATCAGAATGTGAAAATTATTTTAAAAGTTCCAGTTGGTAAATCAGTTGTATTTTGTAAAAATGCTGACAACATGACCTGCTACGATGATAATGTAAATGATATTTTGTGTTCAGGAAATGTGAATAAAAAAATAACAATGACAGAAAACGGACTTAAATGTCCTGATTGCAGCAATATCTTCAGAATAGAATCGCGGCACCATCATAAAAAAATAATTATTGAAGATTAAAACAGAATGTCAGAAAGAAATTAAAGCCGGGTTTTGTGACTCGGTTTTTTTGTCGAATTTCACAATAAATATTTTTTTATAAAGTAAGATTTTACTGTTACATGTTGATTAAAAATGAGGTAACCTTTGTTAACTCAACAAGAAGAGGAGAATATACAAACAGCTGATAAATTATATTCTATCCAATATTGTTTTAGCATAATTTTCCCAGCTCAATTTTGAAGAAGATTCCTTAACATTTTCGGGTGGGAGCGGATGCTCTAAAAACCTGAGCATTTGTTCAGCCATTGAATCAATATTATTTGCTTCGGCAAGATAACCGTTAAATCCGTCTTTTATTGTTTCGGGAAAATGCCCTACTTTTGTTGCAAGTATAGGCATGTTGAAATTATAACTCAATGATTCGATACCGGAAGGTGTTGCTGTGAGATAATACAGAACAGCGCAATTGCTTGCCTGAAAATACTTGTGCACATCTTCATTCGGAATAAATTCATTAAAAACAACAACTTGAGCTTTTATTCCAAGTTCATCAATAAGTGCTAAAGGGTTGTAATTTCGTTCATCATCACTGTTTCCGAGAAATATTTTTTTTGCAATTCCGAAAGTGACATTTTTTATTTTTGTTGATAAACTTTTTTTATCGAGTGTATTCCAGAATGATTCACCGCAAATCAGCAAACTCACATCATCGCGTTGTTTTGCAACAATGCTGAATGCTTTTATTGCATTGTGCAATCCCTTGTATTTGCGTATAAATCCGAAGAAAAGAAATACATTTTTTTTGAGGTTATATTGCTTTTTGAAATTCGCTACATCGAAAGCAGGATTTACTTTAAACAAATCATAAATCGGATGATATAATTTAAGAACTGTCTGCTCATTCGGCTCTTTGCTTCTTTCGCCATTTTGCGTCAGAACAAATTTGCGCGAAGGAAATAATTCTTTAAGTTCGTTATATGTTTTTAATGCATGAACAATATATGTGTCGGGTTTGGAAATTCCCATTTTTGTGAGCATTCTGTCAATTTTGCTTTTTTCTTTTTGCACAACAAAATGCAAATCAATAATAATTTCGGCTTTGCAGATTTTTTTAAGTCGTTTTATTATTCTGCTTAAAGGCAGTCCCTGCAAGGCAATTGACCATTGAAAAATTACAATGTCGGGATTTAAAGATGAAATGTAATTTGCGGTTTGCCGCCATGTGAAAGGATTATTATAATTTGTAATGTATTTGCAAACTATATTCGTTCCATCGAGAAAGTTCGTTTTGCTCACTTTATCTTTAAATTCGCGTGGTACAATGCCCGGATATTGCTGTGTCCATGAAACAATATTCGTCTTAACATTTTCGCATTGAACTAATGCTTTTGCCAGTGAAGTGTTGTAATTGGAAAGTCCGCCTTTGAAAGCTGGTCCGGGTCCAAAACATACAACTGTTTTATTGTTCATTGTTAATTGTTATTTATTCATTTGCCCTGACTCTTTTTTCATTACAGCGTCATAAACTCTTTTCATTCCTTCTTCGATTGATATTTTTGGTGTCCATCCTATATTTTCTTTCACCCAATCCATGTTGCAATATCTCGAGAAAACGCCGACCGGTTTATCAGGCAGAGGTTTTATTGCGGGAGAGTATCCTGCAAATTTGCCGAATACTTTTATTATTTCGCGAAAGTTGGTTAGCTTTCCCATGCCAATGTTTATGGCTGTTCCATCGTGTATTTTTTGCATGGCAAGCAATGTACAATCAAGAACATCGTCAATATGTACAAAATCTCTTCCCTGATAACCATCGCCCCAAACCTCAAATGGATTTTCTTTTAGAACAGCTCTTCTTGCAATAGCAGGAACAGGATAAGTGTAATCCTGGTCTTCTCCATATCCCGAAAACGGACGAATGCAGGTTATTTTAACACCATAGTATTTCGCAGCAATTTTTGCAAGATATTCACCTGTAAGCTTCGACCAGCCGTAGGTCATATCGGGCTGTCCCATATTATTAAAATCAATATCCGATTCCTTAAGCTGAATTGTATTTTCCTTTGTCTGCTTGCTTACCGGATAGGCAGCACTTGAACTTGGATAAAGCACTCTTTCGGGTTTATGTCTTGTAATCCAATAAAAAAATTCAGCATCAATAGAAAGGTCTAAGGCAACCATCATCGGGTCGCCGTCAATTTTCAGTCTGCCTCCGACAATAGCTGCAAAATGAAAAACATCGGCAAATTGAGTTATGTCAATGCCATAAAAGTTTTTAAACCATGCTCCATCATTAATTAAATTTCTTAAAGTATCTCTAAAATCACTTTTCAGAAAGAGCAATCTTTCATCCTCGCCATATATTTCAAGGTCTTTAAGGTTTCTTTTAAAATCCACCTCAAGCCATGTGGACGGGTGTGTGCCAACTGATAGGTTGTCAACAAAAACTATTCTGTCGCTTGTAGAATAATATAATCTTTTAACCATATTTCTTCCAACAAAACCGCAACCGCCCGATACCAAATGTGTTCTCATATTTTTGTAAATTAAACTTTATTCTAATTAATGATGATTTTAAAACTTTAAGTACTTCCTTTATTCAATATTTATTTTTTTCTGAATAAGATATTTGTTTCTGTCAGCCGAATTTCGTGAAATCAATTCGGCGAGGAAACCCGCCAGAAACAACTGTGTTCCTATAATCATTGAAGTGAGAGCTATGTAAAAATATGGACTTGTTGTTACTCTGGGTGCAATTCCGCCATTTGTTACAATCATTATTTTTTCAATCCCGAGCCATGCAGCAAAAATAAATCCGAGAATAAAAATTATGGTTCCGAGGAGTCCGAACAGGTGCATTGGACGTTTGCCGAATCTGCTTACAAAACTTATTGTCATCAAATCAAGAAAACCATTAATAAATCTCGATATTCCGCCGAATTTAGTTTTGCCGTATTTTCTTTTATTATGAACAACAATTTTTTCGCCGATGTTAATAAAGCCCGCCCACTTGGCAATAACAGGAATATAGCGATGCATTTCACCGTAAACTTCAATGCTTTTTATGACATCGCTTTTATATGCTTTAAGTCCGCAGTTAAAATCATGAAGTTTTATTCCCGATGTTTTTCTTGTTGCCCAGTTGAAAAATTTTGTTGGAATTGTTTTTGAAAGCGGGTCATAACGTTTTTTCTTCCATCCCGAAACCAAATCAAATCCCCGCTCTTTTATCATACCGTATAATTCGGGAATTTCATCGGGGCTGTCTTGTAAATCGGCATCCATAGTAATTACAACATCTCCTTGTGAATCGTGAAAACCTACATTCAGAGCTGCTGATTTGCCGTAGTTCCTTCTGAATTTTATTCCTTTAATATCAGAATTATTTTTAGAAAGCTCACTTATTGTATCCCACGAATTATCATTGCTTCCGTCATCAACCAAAATAATTTCATAAGAGAAATTATTGCTTTTCATAACTACAGAAATGCTGTCGGTAAGTTCTTTCAGCGATTCCGCTTCATTGTATAATGGTATTATTACTGAAATATTCATTTATGCGTTTTGTTGAAAATTGCTGTCAATTGAAGTATCTTCTTTTTTAATAAAAATAGAAACTATGAGTGATACAAGAAATGCATAAAAAGTTGTTCCGATTATAGTCATAAAAAACATTACTGCCGGATTAGTGAATTTTCTTGTCATTGATAGTGCTGTTTCAACTTGCTCATCTGTAAAATTCGGATATCTTTCAAGTATTTTTTCACGTGCCATATTAGTTATTTGGTCTATAAGAGAAGGGTCGATGAACTTAAACAGAATAAAAGTGTAAAAAGCAATTAATATGGATGCAAAGAAACCTGTAAGAACTCCGCACGACAATGACTGTCCGTAAGAAATAAAACCATTAAGAGAGTTGTCTCTGTGGTATTTGGAGCTAAGAGTAATTCCGACTATCAACACAATAAAAGTAAACGTGTTCGACAGCCACGATTTTTCGATTTGATTTGTTAAATACATAATCAATGAAATTACGATAAGAGCTAAACCCATGATGGCTCCAAATGTCATTGTGCTTTTTAATAAAGGATTTTTCTTTTCTTCCATGATTTTTGTGTTTTAATGGTTCGATTTATCGGGCAAATTTATAAATATATAATGAAATATCCATGCAAATAAAAAAAAATGCACAAACCGCAGATGATTAAATGAGCAACGCAGCTTTTAACAAAGTAATGCATGGATATTCACGAGCAGGTTGTGCGGTTGGCTTTTGCGGGAGTGAGTAACTAAAAAAGTTTATTAACCAAAATAGCAAATTAACAGCAGGAATTTCAATTACTTACAAAATTTAAACACATGAAAATAAATTAAAAATATTGTTTTAAATTTATTTTATTAAATTTGCATCGGGTAAGTCTTGCACGACCAGCTCCTATTTAACTCCCCCAGGTTCGGAAGGAAGCAAGGGTAAAATGGTTGAGCGGTGCGATGCAAGTAGCTTACCCTTTTTTAATTTATGAAGTCGTGAAGAGTGAAGTTGTGAGTTCATACTTCCTGCAAGTACACCGAAAGTATAGCGATTCGGGATTTAGGAATTATGATTCATAAATGGTGAAATTGCGAAGTTGCGAAATTATAAAAAAGCCGTTCCTGAAATTCAGCAACGGTTTTTCATTTGTGCTCAATTAAGAGCGGGAAATTAATTTCGCAGATTACTTTGAGCTTAACAACAAGCTTCATAATATCCGAGTGCCTTACCCGTGAATAGTTTAATAAACTATTATCGAAACGGGGGATTTCCAATCCTGTTGACCTTCTTTTAAAACGCATGCTGCCCTGAACCAATACCTTGTGAATGGCTTTAAACCGCTCGCAACAAAAACCGATTGCAATGATGTACCGGCTTTATTCCAACCGTCTTCGGCAGGAACCGGGTCTTCGCAATACTCCCATATCCATGCCACTCTGCCTCTTATTGCCTTGCATTTCAAAACCACTTCTCCGGTATGTTCGCCGTGAACTACGCTGAAATCGCCTTTTATTCTCGGAATCGGCTGATGTGAGGGATGAAATCCTGCACTCAGCACAGTTGCCTCGTTCCCGGCACTTATTCGGTCAACATAAGCTGCCTGTATGTGCATTAATCTGTCCAATTCTTTCTCTTGCTGATGCAACAGCGCAGTTTTTTGCTTACCTCCACCCTGAGCAGCGTTAAAAGCGGTCTCGAGATTGTTGCATGCAGTTGTCAGGTTTGCATAAGTAACATCGGGAGTAGTAAATACTCCTGCTGCACCCATCTTTGTTACAGTATTCCTGCCGAATTCAACCTTTGCAGGCACCGACAAACGCACAAAATCCAATAACACTTTTATTACTTTCATTTTGGTTATAAGTTTTGCTTCACAAAAACCGGCTCACCGCATCCCTGCATTTTGGTATTGAACATGTACCCCGCAGTATTATTATTACCGGCACTTTTGTGGTTATTATCATTTCTGATACGGATTTTGCTCTTTTTTGCATAACTCCCAAAACAACTGCTTTGCTTTACATTACAATTGTTCTGTAATACGTTCCTGTTGTATTGCCATACATTACAACTGTTTTGTAACACATTCATGTTGTATTGCCATGCATTACAAGTGTTTTGTAACATATTTTTATTGTACTGCTTTACATTACACCTTTTTTGTAATACATTCATGTTGCATTGCCTTACATCACAGGTGTTTTGTAATACATTTTTATTGTGCTGCTTTACATTACAAATGCTTTGTAACGCATTTTTATTGTACTGCTTTACATCACAACTGTTTTGTAATGCATTTTTGTTGTACTGTGTTACATTACACCTGTTTTGTATTACATTAGCAGTATATGGAAAAACGTGCAAGCTGAGAGTGTCCAATAAATATGTTTCTTGTATGGCTTTCATTGTTGCAGATATTATTTTATTATTAAAACGTAAGCATATTTTATTTTATTGTATTAATATGATATAAAATTAATGTATTTATTGCCAAATGTCAATAACAAATAAGTTATCGGTAGGTTTTATTAAGTTAACGGTAAAAAAATAAAGAATTAAAAAACCACCTAATAAATAATACCATTAAATCTTATTATAATGTACTATAAAACATTAGTAAAAAGTACGTTATAATGAAATTTTTTAAATTTTATTTTGTAATTTTTAAAAAAAAGTTTTTCATTTGCAACCTCAAATAACTAAAATCCGATAACTAAAATTATATAAAAATGAAAAAAACACTTTTAATTTCAGTTTCATTAATGTTTTGTATGTGGAGCAACACATACTCACAAAGCAATAAAGAGTATAAATATAAATTAGGAACACAATATTGCGATTCAACTTTTGCAATTAAGCTGTCGGCTAATGCTCTGTCGTCTGTTGCAAAATTGGAAACAACAAATTCCGATTATACTATTTCGAGCTTTGTTTTATCAATTCCCCGCGGGAAAGATTTTGACAACTTAAATAGTGATGGAGATAATTTTACTAATTTAATGAAGCAAAAAATTCAAACGCTTTCACCTGGCACTATAGTTTATATATCTATGGTGCAAGCAGTTTATAATAGTACCGAAAACACTATTGAAGTTGTTTTACCATCAATTCCGGTTAAAATAGAGTAAAAATAAATAAGAAACAAAAAAAAATAAATATAAAAATTATAAAAAATCAATTTGCCCCAAACTATGAAAAGCACATTGACTGAAAATTCGCTTTACCCCAAACCCTAAAGGGAGGCGAATTTTCAGAGGTCTTCTGAAAGGAGTTGATTTTTTATAATTTTTAAAAATGGCAGCAAATTGATTTTCTTCGCTCCCTTCAGGGTTAGGGGTAAACAAAGAAAATTAATTATAAAATCAGTTAATTATTAAATATAACATTTAAAAACCCATAAATCAACTTTTATGAAAAACACCTTTAAAATTCTCTCAGCACTGTTATTACTTGTGGTAACAGCCAACACAAATGTTTTTTCTGCAAGCAGGTATTGGATTGCAACATCTGCAGCCAATTGGAACAGCACAAGCAACTGGTCAACAACTTCGGGCGGCTCAAGTGGTGCTTCGGTGCCGGGTTCATCCGATGTTGCTTATTTCGACGGAAATGGTACGGGTAATTGCACAATTAATGCCAATGCAAATGTTTTGGGCTTTAATATACTAAGCGGATACACCGATACTATTTTTCAAAACAGTTCATATACGGTAACAATAGGCACAAGCAGCTATAATCAAGCCGGTGGAGTTTATAAAAGCTTAGGCACAAGCGGTACTGTTTTTACCTGTAATACATTTAATTTAACCGGAGGTGTTTTTATTGCTCCTTCTTCAACAATGTGTATCAGTGGAACTGCCAGTGTGGAAACTTCGGTATTTAAGCAAACAGGCGGAACTTTTACTCACAATAACGGACAGTTAACCATAAGTTCCAGCGTTAACGGCAAATATTATATAGAAGCATTACAAGGCACTGAATTTTACGACGTATATGTGAATGTTACCAATACATATGGGGACTTATATCCCAAAACAATGAGCAGTATTGTGGTTAAACATAATTTAACTCATTACAGCGGTTATATAAACGGCGACTGGTATGTGTATGGAAATTTATATGTACAGCAAGCATCAAGCTGGCCTTCAACAGACCCATATACTTCAACAAGTAAAGGTAATGCCAAAATACACATTGTAGGTACGGGCACACAGGAATACTTTGGCAACGGAACAGTAACAGCAAATTTATTAGTACAAAAATCGAGTGGAACATTTCAGCCGGGAAGCGGATGTACAATGTTCGGCTGCTCAACCTTTGAACTTGACAGCGGAACATTTGTTGCTCCAAGTAATTATATATTAGTCGGCGGAACGGTTTTTAGTCACGGAATGACTATGTTCACTCATTCAGGAGGAACATTCAGCAATAACAGCGGAACAGTAGTGCTACAGCCACTTTCTTCCGGTTATTACGTTTATTATGCAGATGTTCTGACTTCAACTTGGTTTTATAATTTAACAGCAATACCTGATAAAAATGGCTCAAATAATCCCGGTCGTTTATCTTCTGCAAGCGGTGATACTTTGAAAATAAGCAATACATTCACACACGATAAATATTATATTGAAGGTGATTGGCGTGTTGAAGGTGATTTTATAATTAACGCTACTGCTTTGGGCTCAACTACAAGTTATGGCGGCGGAAACGTTCGTATGACAGGCAGCGGAAACCAGACATATTATTGCAATGGCGGAGGAAGTACAGCTAACCTTATTGTAGAAAAAACAGGAGGCACTGTATCACCCGGGACTTCAACATTAAGTGTATCAAAGTTCTCGTTATCATCAGGGAGTTTTACTGCTCCAACCGGAAATTTTACAATATCCGGTGCTTTTAACTCCAATCAAACAATATTCAATCATTCGGGTGGGACATTCAGCCATAATAACGGAACAGTAATATTACAGCCCAAAAATTGCTCGACTACTCTTTATATTTATTATGCCGACGTGATACCGTCAACATGGTTTTATAATTTAACGGCAATTGCAGACGTTTCCTGTTCCGGTTATTCCGGTCGTTTATCATCAGCAAGCGGAGATACTGTAAAAGTAAGCAATACATTCACACACGACAAAAGTTACCTCGAAGGCAACTGGCGTGTTGAAGGTAATTTTGTAATTAACGCTAATGCTTTGAGCTCAACTACAAGTTATGGCGGTGGAAACGTTCGTA
It includes:
- a CDS encoding NAD-dependent epimerase/dehydratase family protein → MRTHLVSGGCGFVGRNMVKRLYYSTSDRIVFVDNLSVGTHPSTWLEVDFKRNLKDLEIYGEDERLLFLKSDFRDTLRNLINDGAWFKNFYGIDITQFADVFHFAAIVGGRLKIDGDPMMVALDLSIDAEFFYWITRHKPERVLYPSSSAAYPVSKQTKENTIQLKESDIDFNNMGQPDMTYGWSKLTGEYLAKIAAKYYGVKITCIRPFSGYGEDQDYTYPVPAIARRAVLKENPFEVWGDGYQGRDFVHIDDVLDCTLLAMQKIHDGTAINIGMGKLTNFREIIKVFGKFAGYSPAIKPLPDKPVGVFSRYCNMDWVKENIGWTPKISIEEGMKRVYDAVMKKESGQMNK
- a CDS encoding PadR family transcriptional regulator, whose product is MDIENSKAQMRKGILEFCILSTLSGGDAYASDIIESMKSSKLIVVEGTLYPLLTRLKNDGFLNYRWEESKSGPPRKYYMITPIGETFLKELETTWNELVSAVNKITEKK
- a CDS encoding glycosyltransferase: MNNKTVVCFGPGPAFKGGLSNYNTSLAKALVQCENVKTNIVSWTQQYPGIVPREFKDKVSKTNFLDGTNIVCKYITNYNNPFTWRQTANYISSLNPDIVIFQWSIALQGLPLSRIIKRLKKICKAEIIIDLHFVVQKEKSKIDRMLTKMGISKPDTYIVHALKTYNELKELFPSRKFVLTQNGERSKEPNEQTVLKLYHPIYDLFKVNPAFDVANFKKQYNLKKNVFLFFGFIRKYKGLHNAIKAFSIVAKQRDDVSLLICGESFWNTLDKKSLSTKIKNVTFGIAKKIFLGNSDDERNYNPLALIDELGIKAQVVVFNEFIPNEDVHKYFQASNCAVLYYLTATPSGIESLSYNFNMPILATKVGHFPETIKDGFNGYLAEANNIDSMAEQMLRFLEHPLPPENVKESSSKLSWENYAKTILDRI
- a CDS encoding PspC domain-containing protein; translation: MNKTISINLSGIIFNIDENAYEILSDYLSTLKRHFSQTEGRDEIISDIESRIAEIFQTKISDKKQVILIDEVNEVINILGRPENFEKTENENSKESFSDAGDCCRNKRLLRDPDNRVLGGVCSGLGHYFDVDPVWFRLAFVLALFFFGSGTLLYIILWIVIPRANTTAEKLEMKGERVNISNIEKNIKEEIDGLKKRFHEFRRGAKSNVKEEFDDLKNKMHDVKCNATDYYHNRPYKNSAHRVVDLFVEIIGYFVKALVIFVGIILAVVGLAVIIPLVLSLLGFYHGVYIFHPGIHALSLNDMAHLIFENNQQTTLAIFGIIFLVGIPLIMLVFHGIKLIFGLRKRTRIISVTALSLWLVGLLICAYLLISTVNVFSEKTSFKQNVVLTQPKNNTLYIDIKGISDIDDNEVKPNERMEIDNFFMAIKDNSICSFGIPQLKIEKNDSNIFEMYVIKSARGETVKDAKVRTEKINFNLTQKDSLLLIDNCFLLPANEKWRNQNVKIILKVPVGKSVVFCKNADNMTCYDDNVNDILCSGNVNKKITMTENGLKCPDCSNIFRIESRHHHKKIIIED
- a CDS encoding lipocalin family protein, encoding MISILGIFGCKSHIPLQTVDKIDLQKYTGKWYEIAAFPQRFEKGCNCTTAEYELSSKGFIKVINSCRKNSTDGLLTRIEGKAFIDKNNNAKLKVQFFWPFKGKYWIIDLADDYSYAVVGHPNRKYLWILCRNPFIEKSIYDGIIKRIKEKGFDVSKLVTTNQGCK
- a CDS encoding glycosyltransferase family 2 protein, with protein sequence MNISVIIPLYNEAESLKELTDSISVVMKSNNFSYEIILVDDGSNDNSWDTISELSKNNSDIKGIKFRRNYGKSAALNVGFHDSQGDVVITMDADLQDSPDEIPELYGMIKERGFDLVSGWKKKRYDPLSKTIPTKFFNWATRKTSGIKLHDFNCGLKAYKSDVIKSIEVYGEMHRYIPVIAKWAGFINIGEKIVVHNKRKYGKTKFGGISRFINGFLDLMTISFVSRFGKRPMHLFGLLGTIIFILGFIFAAWLGIEKIMIVTNGGIAPRVTTSPYFYIALTSMIIGTQLFLAGFLAELISRNSADRNKYLIQKKINIE